The Micromonospora siamensis genome contains the following window.
CCGGCTGCTCGGCGCCGTACGCGACGCCGGCCGTCCGGTGCGGGTGCTGATCGAGACGAAGCACCCGTCGAGGTACGGCGGCGACGTCGAGCGGCGGCTGGTCGCCCTGCTGCGCCGGCACGGGCTCGCCGAACCGGTTCCGGACACCCCGGTCCAGGTCACCGTCATGTCCTTCTCGCCGCTGGCCGTACGCCGGGTCCGGGAGCTGGCTCCGGCGCTGCCCACCGTCCTGCTGCTGGATGTGGTGCCGCGCTGGCTGCCGCCGGGCCGGCTGCCCTTCGGCGCCCGGATCGCCGGCCCGGGGATCGAGCTGGTCCGGGCCCGACCGCGGCTGTTGTCGGCGCTGCGGGCGGCCGGCAACCAGGTGTACGTCTGGACGGTGAACGAGCCGGCCGAGCTGGACCTGGTCCTGGCCGCCGGCGTGGACGGGATCATCACCGACCGGCCGGGGCGGGCACTGGCCCGGCTGGGGCGCTGAACGCGGACGGATGGGTCCGGGGCCGGGGATGGACCGGAGTTGCCGGGCTTGCGCCCGGGGCGGGGCATCGCGACCGGGCGGGGGGTGCCCGAGAACCGGTCGGCGGGGCACACTCGGGGCATGCCGGAGCACACCGATCTTGCCGCCCTGATCGCCGGTCACGGCCGGGTGATCGAAATGATCAACGCCGGTGAGGGTGGGGTCGCCGTCCTCACCCGGCTGCTCAGGGTCGTCCAGCCGGCGATCGGGGCGGCCAGCCTGGCGTTCGTCGAGTTCACTCCCACCGGGGGCCGGGTGATCGCCGCGACCGGCATCGCCGAGTGGGCTATCGGTCGGCCCGTCTCGATCACCGACCCGGCAGTGGTCTGCCTGTTGCGCGGGCCGCGGGTGCGGCAGGTGCGCAGCCACCACATCCCGGGGCCGTTCGCGGACGAGTTGGCCGACCACGGGCTGTGCCGGATGGTGGTGGCCCGCGCCGAGATCGCCGGCCGCACCGTCGGCAGCCTGCACGCCCTCTACCCCGACGACGACCGGCCGGCCGACGACACGGAACGGGACGTGCTGGGCTACATCGCCTCCTGCGTCGCCCACATGTACGGCGACCAGAGCGGCCTGCCCGTGCACGGGGACGGGCCGGTGGTGGCGGCGCTCGCCGACGGCCTGGCGGTGGTCGACCGGGACGGTCAGGTCCGGCTCTGGAACCCGGCCGCCGCCCAGGTCACCGGGGTCGCCCCGGTCGAGGCGATCGACCGTCCGCTGCCGTTTCCGATCCCCCCGTCCGGTCAGGTGCTCGACCACCGCCTCCCGGAGGGCCGCTGGTTGAAGATCACCTCGGGCGAGCTGCCCGGTCCGGGTGGCCTGCGGGTGGTGACGTTCCGCGACATCACCGTCCAGCAGCGCCGCGACCAGGACCGGGACCTGTTCGTGGCGGTCACCAGCCACGAGCTGCGTACCCCGGTCACGGTGATCAAGGGGTACGCGGACACCCTCACCGACCACTGGGAGTCGCTGACCGACACCGACCGGCGGCAGGCGGCCCGGGTCATCGGCCAGCGCGCCAACGAGCTGGCCCGCCTGGTGGACCGGCTGCTCACCTCCGCCGCCGACGACCGGCCGGACGGCAGCGCCCCGATCCCGTTCGACCTGGCGGAGACGCTGCGGGCGGCGGTCGCCGACCTGCCGTCGGAGCTGCGCCGCCGGGTCGTCCTGGACCTGCCGGCCGGGCTGCCCAAGGCGCTCGGGGAGCGGCAGACGCTGACCACCGTGCTGACCGAGCTGAGCACCAACGCCGGCAAGTACTCCCCACCCGACTCCCCGATCGAGATCACCGCGACGTCGCGGGACCGGGTGGTCTCGTTCCGGGTCAGCGATCGGGGCATCGGCATCCGCCCGGAGCACGTGGAACGCGCCTTCGACCGGTTCTGGCAGGGCGAGTCGGGGGACCGGCGCGGCTACCCGGGCGCCGGGCTCGGCCTCTATCTGGTC
Protein-coding sequences here:
- a CDS encoding PAS domain-containing sensor histidine kinase; translation: MPEHTDLAALIAGHGRVIEMINAGEGGVAVLTRLLRVVQPAIGAASLAFVEFTPTGGRVIAATGIAEWAIGRPVSITDPAVVCLLRGPRVRQVRSHHIPGPFADELADHGLCRMVVARAEIAGRTVGSLHALYPDDDRPADDTERDVLGYIASCVAHMYGDQSGLPVHGDGPVVAALADGLAVVDRDGQVRLWNPAAAQVTGVAPVEAIDRPLPFPIPPSGQVLDHRLPEGRWLKITSGELPGPGGLRVVTFRDITVQQRRDQDRDLFVAVTSHELRTPVTVIKGYADTLTDHWESLTDTDRRQAARVIGQRANELARLVDRLLTSAADDRPDGSAPIPFDLAETLRAAVADLPSELRRRVVLDLPAGLPKALGERQTLTTVLTELSTNAGKYSPPDSPIEITATSRDRVVSFRVSDRGIGIRPEHVERAFDRFWQGESGDRRGYPGAGLGLYLVRRIVEQQNGWVSLRPRDGGGTVAEVRLPCG
- a CDS encoding glycerophosphodiester phosphodiesterase; the protein is MTEPLVFAHRGSSYDLPEHTLAAYLRALDEGADGVECDVRLTRDGHLVCVHDRRLDRTSNGHGLVSARTLAELEALDFGSWHPGGVPADGDEVLDDSRTRLLTLDRLLGAVRDAGRPVRVLIETKHPSRYGGDVERRLVALLRRHGLAEPVPDTPVQVTVMSFSPLAVRRVRELAPALPTVLLLDVVPRWLPPGRLPFGARIAGPGIELVRARPRLLSALRAAGNQVYVWTVNEPAELDLVLAAGVDGIITDRPGRALARLGR